The nucleotide sequence ACGGGCAGCCTGGCCGAGTGCGTCCGCTACTACGGCACCCGGGAAGGGTCGCGGCTGCGCTTCGTGAGCAAGTACGACCACGTAGACTCGCTGCTGAATTTGCCGCACCAAGGCCACACTCGGGCGCGCGTCAGTTTGAATGCCGAGCCGGTTGCGCGGCGCATGGAAGGCGGCACGGCCTCGGTGGAGGCCCGCATACAAGCCTTGCGTAAGCTGGCGTTGCCGGTGGAGCAGGGTGGGGGCGGCTACCCAGTAGGGGTGGTGCTGGCGCCTATCATGCTTATTCCTGATTGGCGCGAGCATTATACCAACCTGCTCGACCGGGTGGCCGCCGCCCTCGATTTCGACTGCGACCTGACGGTGGAGTTTATCACGCACCGGTTCACGCCCGGCTCCCGCGACGTGCTACGTGAGTGGTATCCCAACACAGCGCTCAACTTCGATGAGAGCATTCGGGCCGCGAAGCGCAACAAGTTTGGGGGCGTGAAGTACGTGTTCAAGCCCGACGACATGCGCCCGCTCAAGCAGTTCTTCTACGAGGAGTGGCAGCACCGCTTCCCCAATGCGCCCGTGCTCTACTGGACGTAGATAGATCAACAAGAACGTGCATTATGCCGCGCGCCGCGTTGGCTCCCGCAAACAGCTTGCCCGCTTCCAATGCAGGCCAGGCGTTTGCGGGAGCCAACGCGGCGCGTTACTTTTTGCCGTGCAGCTCGCGCCACTCGTGGTCCAGCATACTCATTTCCACGAGACTCCAGTACTCGTCGTCGTGTTTGAGAATGTCGCGCAGGACGCCGTCTTGTTTCATGCCGCACTTCTCGTAGCAACTGATGGCGGCCTTGTTGAAGTCGTAAACTCCCAGGTCGATGCGGTGTAGGCCAAGGTCTTCGAAACCAATTTTCAGGACCGCTTTTATCATGCCCTGGCAGATGCCCCGGCCTCTGGCGGTGGTATTACCAACCAGCACCCGGCTGATGCGGGCCGAGTTGTTTTTGCGGCTGATACCCCCCAGCGAAATATGGCCAACCACTTCCCCACTCTTCGACTCGATGGCCTTATACACCAACGCATCCGACTCCTGCAAGTCGTTGGTGCCTTCCAGATACCACGCCAACGAGCTTTCGGTGAGCGGAAAGCTGAATAGCGCCCCCGACCAGCTTTGCAGTAAGTCGGGTTCCTGAATCCAGGAAATTAGCTGCGAAAAATCGGCAGGGGTGAAGTATTCTAGCTTGATCATGAAGAGCAGGAAAAACGGGCGTACCGTGGTAGCAAAGGTGTGGTGGCCTAAAAATGGCGTGCCAAGATACAGCAGTGCCCGCTGGTGTGGAGCTTGCAAAGCACACCAACGACCTTTTTTGCGGTATGCCGATATATGTTCTTGGCTTACCAATACAACCAGTTTCGCCGCTACTAAGTGCCCTAGCGGGCAGGCCTGCTTAGCTTGCTTCCGCTACGGCTCCGGTGGGCAAGAACGGTTGGGTAGGGGCGTCCATGGTGGTGCGGGTTTTGGGTAGGCTAGCAGGATACTTGTCCTGAATGAAGGCCACCAACTGTTCCCGAACTGCGCAGCGCAAGTCGAAGGCCCGGCTGGAATTGGAGGCACTAACCAAGGCCCGCAGCTCCATGGTGCGCTCTTTAGAGTCGGTGACTTGCAGCACGCACACGCGCTGGTCCCAGAGCGGGTTTTCTTGCACAATGCGCTTCAGCTCGGTTCGGACCTCTTCCACCGGCAACGAGTAATCGGTGTAGATAAATACGGTGCCAATAAGCTGAGCGCCGGTGCGGGTCCAGTTTTGGAAAGGCTTCTCAATGAAGTAGTTGAGGGGTAGTACCAACCGTCGTTCATCCCAGATGCGCAGCACTACATACGTGAACGTTATTTCCTCGACTCGGCCCCACTCGCCTTCCACCACCAGCACATCATCAATGCGAATGGGCTGCGTGAAGGCAATCTGGAAACCCGCAAGCAAGTTGCCGATGGAGCGCTGGGCTGCAAACCCCACAATGACGCTGGCAATTCCAGCCGAAGTCAACAAGCCCGTGCCGATGCGGCGCACCGTAGCGAAGCTCATGAGCACCAAGGCCATGGCCACGAAGATGATCAGCGAAACCACCAGCTTGCGCACGAACTGCAACTGGGTGAACAGCTTCCGTACCTGCAGGTTGTTGTCGCCTTCCAACTGGTAGTGTTGCTTCACTAGGTCTTCTATCACGTCCACGGTCTTCACCAGCCCCCAGGCAAACGTGATGATGAAGGCCGTAACGGTTACCCGTTCCAGCACCCCCATATATTTGGGCGCAAGGGGCGCCAGTGGCAACACAAACAGCACGGCCAGCACCGGAAAAAAGAACGTGCTGACCTGGTTGAGATGCCGCGCCACTGAATGGGAAAGCAGCGTGGTTTCGCGGTTGTTGTAGGCC is from Hymenobacter tibetensis and encodes:
- a CDS encoding SPL family radical SAM protein; the protein is MFDSLPVLPLFDQPTAAPFMAPEPLTKSAKLWLPKRVLFTPDALDEPFGQQIYERVTAHDLEVEILKSNRLTNLRGADARETYRNAKNTLAVVKAPAGALRLQPTPPSADWQMNLAEGCPAHCQYCYLAGSLQGPPVVRVFANLPQLLENTASYEQPGRLTSFEVSCYTDVLGIEHLTGSLAECVRYYGTREGSRLRFVSKYDHVDSLLNLPHQGHTRARVSLNAEPVARRMEGGTASVEARIQALRKLALPVEQGGGGYPVGVVLAPIMLIPDWREHYTNLLDRVAAALDFDCDLTVEFITHRFTPGSRDVLREWYPNTALNFDESIRAAKRNKFGGVKYVFKPDDMRPLKQFFYEEWQHRFPNAPVLYWT
- a CDS encoding GNAT family N-acetyltransferase, giving the protein MIKLEYFTPADFSQLISWIQEPDLLQSWSGALFSFPLTESSLAWYLEGTNDLQESDALVYKAIESKSGEVVGHISLGGISRKNNSARISRVLVGNTTARGRGICQGMIKAVLKIGFEDLGLHRIDLGVYDFNKAAISCYEKCGMKQDGVLRDILKHDDEYWSLVEMSMLDHEWRELHGKK
- a CDS encoding mechanosensitive ion channel family protein; protein product: MKLNLPELLPDQVEAILHTLALVAGGLAFGLLVKFVAFRVLRAYNNRETTLLSHSVARHLNQVSTFFFPVLAVLFVLPLAPLAPKYMGVLERVTVTAFIITFAWGLVKTVDVIEDLVKQHYQLEGDNNLQVRKLFTQLQFVRKLVVSLIIFVAMALVLMSFATVRRIGTGLLTSAGIASVIVGFAAQRSIGNLLAGFQIAFTQPIRIDDVLVVEGEWGRVEEITFTYVVLRIWDERRLVLPLNYFIEKPFQNWTRTGAQLIGTVFIYTDYSLPVEEVRTELKRIVQENPLWDQRVCVLQVTDSKERTMELRALVSASNSSRAFDLRCAVREQLVAFIQDKYPASLPKTRTTMDAPTQPFLPTGAVAEAS